The following are encoded together in the Zingiber officinale cultivar Zhangliang chromosome 8A, Zo_v1.1, whole genome shotgun sequence genome:
- the LOC122008474 gene encoding AP-1 complex subunit sigma-2-like: MIHFVILLSRQGKVRLTKWYSPYQQKERATVIRELSGLILSRGPKLCNFVEWKGYKVVYRRYASLYFCMCIDQDDNELEILEIIHHFVEILDRYFGSVCELDLIFNFHKAYYILDEILIAGELQESSKKTVARLIAAQDTMVETAKEEAGSISNMISQAM, from the exons ATG ATCCATTTTGTAATTCTACTTAGTCGACAAGGGAAAGTGAGATTGACAAAATGGTATTCACCATACCAGCAGAAGGAACGAGCCACA GTTATCCGGGAGCTTAGTGGCCTTATTCTTTCACGAGGACCAAAACTTTGCAATTTTGTCGAGTGGAAGGGGTACAAAGTTGTATATCGAAG ATATGCTAGCCTATACTTCTGCATGTGCATCGATCAAGACGACAACGAGCTGGAGATCCTTGAGATCATTCATCATTTTGTCGAGATATTAGACCGTTACTTTGGCAGC GTCTGTGAACTCGATCTGATCTTCAATTTCCACAAG GCATACTACATTTTGGATGAGATTCTAATTGCCGGTGAGCTTCAAGAATCAAGCAAGAAAACTGTTGCTCGACTTATAGCTGCCCAG GACACAATGGTCGAAACGGCAAAGGAAGAAGCTGGTTCAATCAGCAATATGATTTCACAAGCAATGTGA
- the LOC122008473 gene encoding uncharacterized protein At4g06744-like gives MEDRRRSRHLLLLQLLCFLCWFLLPCSGSNGNREAIEIGIGIGIGGSPGIVIGGSPEPPHSPSSPSRSSPPPPHSSTSPPHRSPTPPHSSTSPPHRSPPLPHPSSCSNRSPPPQPLRELQPCDFANILQYRAYKVIQNFRKNITCDPYNITATWVGAQICSKGNTGYCGFYCEGPPDKRNMPTVASVDFNGYYLEAKTVRGFIDQLPDLAIFHANSNRFGDTVPNLTQLPFFYEIDVSNNLQTGCFPNNVLSLVNLSFLDLRYNGYSGQVPPSVFDIQTQVLFLNNNKFNGEIPANLGKTPANYITFAYNDFTGPIPRSIGQACNTLLEILFLGNRLSGCLPYEIGLLRNATVFDAGSNQLTGPIPLSFGCLKKVEQLNLAGNMLSGEVPDSVCRLANSKYGRLVNLSLSGNYFTSVGPSCVGLIGCNVLDVKGNCISGMPGQRPAQDCARFQKQAKPVCPTAQYVPCSLQEEELSLEKEGEEARDKAPTVAGYSTYKALRPPEGKKNP, from the exons ATGGAGGATCGCCGGAGGAGTCGCCATTTGCTTCTCCTGCAATTACTCTGCTTCCTCTGTTGGTTTCTGCTCCCCTGTTCTGGCAGTAATGGGAACAGAGAAGCCATTGAGATTGGGATCGGAATTGGGATCGGTGGCTCGCCAGGAATTGTGATCGGTGGCTCGCCGGAGCCTCCTCATTCTCCCTCCTCCCCCTCGCGCAGTTCTCCGCCGCCTCCTCATTCCTCCACCTCCCCTCCGCACCGTTCTCCGACGCCTCCTCATTCCTCCACCTCCCCCCCGCACCGTTCTCCGCCGCTGCCTCATCCCTCCTCCTGCTCGAACCGTTCTCCGCCGCCGCAGCCTCTACGCGAGCTGCAACCGTGCGACTTCGCCAACATTCTTCAGTACAGAGCTTACAAGGTCATCCAGAATTTCAGGAAAAACATAACCTGCGATCCCTACAACATAACCGCAACCTGGGTCGGTGCTCAGATTTGCTCCAAAGGGAACACTGG CTATTGCGGATTCTACTGCGAAGGGCCGCCGGATAAACGGAATATGCCGACGGTGGCCTCCGTCGACTTCAACGGGTATTACCTGGAGGCGAAGACGGTGCGCGGGTTCATCGACCAGCTCCCGGACCTCGCCATCTTCCATGCTAATTCCAATCGCTTCGGCGACACGGTGCCGAACCTCACTCAGCTCCCCTTCTTCTACGAGATCGACGTCAGCAACAACCTCCAAACCGGCTGCTTCCCGAATAACGTCCTCTCCCTCGTCAACCTCTCCTTCCTCGACCTCCGCTATAACGGCTACTCCGGCCAAGTCCCTCCCTCCGTGTTCGACATCCAAACGCAGGTGCTCTTCCTCAATAACAACAAGTTCAACGGCGAAATCCCGGCCAACCTCGGGAAGACTCCGGCGAACTACATCACCTTCGCGTACAACGACTTCACCGGGCCGATCCCGCGGTCGATTGGGCAAGCCTGCAACACTCTGCTCGAGATCCTGTTCCTCGGCAACCGGCTGTCCGGCTGCCTGCCGTACGAGATAGGATTGTTGAGGAATGCCACGGTGTTCGACGCAGGGAGCAACCAGCTCACCGGTCCGATCCCGCTCTCGTTCGGCTGCCTGAAGAAGGTGGAGCAGCTCAACCTCGCCGGGAACATGCTTTCCGGCGAGGTGCCGGACTCCGTCTGCCGGCTGGCGAACTCAAAGTACGGCCGCCTGGTGAACCTCTCGCTCTCCGGAAACTACTTCACTTCGGTGGGGCCGAGCTGCGTGGGGCTGATCGGATGCAATGTGTTGGACGTGAAAGGGAACTGCATCTCCGGAATGCCAGGGCAGCGGCCGGCGCAGGACTGCGCCCGGTTCCAGAAGCAGGCTAAGCCCGTGTGCCCAACTGCTCAGTACGTCCCTTGTAGTCTTCAAGAAGAGGAGCTCTCTCTGGAAAAAGAGGGCGAGGAGGCAAGGGATAAGGCGCCGACGGTGGCCGGGTACTCGACCTACAAAGCGCTGCGGCCACCGGAGGGAAAGAAGAACCCGTAG